The proteins below are encoded in one region of Eulemur rufifrons isolate Redbay chromosome 2, OSU_ERuf_1, whole genome shotgun sequence:
- the TECR gene encoding very-long-chain enoyl-CoA reductase, with protein sequence MKQYEVEILDAKTREKLCFLDKVEPQATIAEIKNLFTKSHPQWYPARQSLRLDPKGKSLKDEDVLQKLPVGTTATFYFRDLGAQISWVTVFLTEYAGPLFIYLLFYFRVPFIYGHKYDFTSSRHTVVHLACICHSFHYVKRLLETLFVHRFSHGTMPLRNIFKNCTYYWGFAAWMAYYINHPLYTPPSYGAQQVKLALAIFVICQLGNFSIHMALRDLRPAGSKTRKIPYPTKNPFTWLFLLVSCPNYTYEVGSWIGFAIMTQCLPVALFSLVGFTQMTIWAKGKHRSYLKEFRDYPPLRMPIIPFLL encoded by the exons GTGGAGATTCTGGACGCAAAGACGAGGGAGAAGCTGTGTTTCTTAGACAAG GTGGAGCCCCAGGCCACCATCGCGGAGATCAAGAACCTCTTCACCAAGTCCC ATCCGCAGTGGTACCCAGCCCGCCAGTCCCTCCGCCTGGACCCCA AGGGCAAGTCCCTGAAGGACGAGGATGTTCTGCAGAAGCTGCCCGTGGGCACCACGGCCACGTTCTACTTCCGGGATCTGGGGGCCCAGATCAGCTGGGTCACG GTCTTCCTGACAGAGTACGCGGGCCCCCTTTTCATCTACCTGCTCTTCTACTTCCGGGTGCCCTTCATCTACGGCCACAAATACGACTTCACGTCCAGTCGGCACACGGTGGTGCA CCTCGCCTGCATCTGCCACTCATTCCACTACGTCAAGCGCCTGCTGGAGACGCTCTTCGTGCACCGCTTCTCGCACGGCACCATGCCCCTGCGCAACATCTTCAAG AACTGCACCTACTACTGGGGCTTCGCCGCGTGGATGGCCTATTACATCAACCACCCACTCTACACGCCCCCCT CCTACGGAGCCCAGCAGGTTAAACTGGCACTGGCTATCTTTGTG ATCTGCCAGCTGGGCAACTTCTCCATCCACATGGCCCTGCGGGACCTGCGGCCGGCTG GGTCCAAGACCCGGAAGATCCCGTACCCCACCAAGAACCCCTTCACGTGGCTCTTCCTGCTGGTGTCCTGCCCCAACTACACCTATGAG GTGGGGTCCTGGATCGGCTTTGCCATCATGACACAGTGTCTCCCAG TGGCCCTTTTCTCCCTGGTGGGCTTCACCCAGATGACCATCTGGGCCAAGGGCAAGCACCGCAGCTACCTGAAGGAGTTCCGTGACTACCCACCCCTGCGCATGCCCATCATCCCCTTCCTGCTCTGA